From one Microbulbifer sp. A4B17 genomic stretch:
- a CDS encoding DUF423 domain-containing protein has protein sequence MAKLYLLLCALFGASGVALGAFGAHGLRGKVAENLLEAYKTGVQYQMIHVLALFGVVLLMQNWGNRLSLTLSGALFTLGIIFFSGSLYALALGGPRWLGPITPLGGLMMIAGWVVLFFAAFNFSK, from the coding sequence ATGGCAAAACTCTATCTGCTGTTGTGTGCACTCTTTGGCGCCAGTGGCGTGGCTCTGGGGGCGTTTGGGGCTCACGGCCTGCGCGGTAAGGTGGCAGAGAACCTGTTAGAGGCCTATAAAACCGGAGTCCAGTACCAGATGATCCATGTCCTGGCGCTGTTTGGTGTGGTTCTACTAATGCAAAATTGGGGAAACCGTTTATCGCTGACCCTGAGCGGTGCTCTTTTTACTCTCGGCATTATCTTCTTCTCCGGCAGTCTCTATGCCCTGGCACTAGGAGGCCCCCGATGGTTAGGTCCAATCACCCCTCTCGGCGGGTTGATGATGATTGCCGGTTGGGTAGTCCTGTTTTTTGCCGCATTTAATTTCTCTAAGTAG
- a CDS encoding thrombospondin type 3 repeat-containing protein, with amino-acid sequence MRKRRALLSMFIGLLPFSIFIGYEARADFVGTLNLYVNGGKHWFDGDRLQGTPFRGFEMRNTSGVGAGFGFNMTNHWAMEGVVDYFVVSVADTPEKVDVYNYRLDLLYQFGGQFCGNFCWQPYVAFGLGELRINYDRRYRKKHWHPDDPDYTYDPDNPYDPYYPYPWDCRKKFYVPEDRPDGHYYPYPPYHCDWHDRQTMVNAGIGIKYHLGPRWQARADFRVFQGVEEGGVDGFASLAVGYQWLEYPDFWYDEDADGIIDATDQCPQTPVGIDVQLDGCPLDTDFDGVPSYIDQCPNTPIGIAVDEYGCIR; translated from the coding sequence ATGAGAAAGCGTCGCGCTCTGCTTTCAATGTTTATTGGTCTTTTGCCTTTCTCAATATTTATCGGTTATGAAGCCCGAGCCGACTTTGTTGGAACCTTGAACCTCTATGTCAATGGCGGTAAGCACTGGTTTGATGGCGACCGTCTACAAGGCACACCATTTCGCGGTTTTGAAATGCGGAACACTTCAGGTGTCGGTGCTGGCTTTGGTTTCAATATGACGAATCACTGGGCGATGGAGGGAGTGGTTGATTATTTCGTTGTGAGTGTTGCAGATACCCCTGAGAAGGTAGATGTATATAACTACCGCTTAGATTTGCTGTATCAGTTTGGTGGGCAGTTCTGCGGTAACTTTTGTTGGCAACCTTATGTCGCATTCGGCCTGGGCGAATTACGTATAAATTACGATCGGCGCTACCGCAAAAAACACTGGCATCCGGATGACCCAGATTATACTTACGACCCTGATAATCCTTACGACCCATATTATCCCTACCCTTGGGATTGCCGTAAGAAGTTCTATGTTCCTGAAGATCGCCCAGACGGCCACTATTACCCCTATCCGCCCTACCACTGCGATTGGCACGACCGGCAAACTATGGTGAATGCGGGAATAGGGATTAAATATCACCTTGGTCCACGCTGGCAGGCTCGGGCAGATTTTCGGGTTTTCCAAGGGGTCGAAGAGGGAGGTGTTGATGGCTTCGCCAGTTTGGCGGTTGGCTATCAATGGCTTGAATATCCGGATTTTTGGTATGACGAAGATGCGGATGGCATTATCGATGCCACTGATCAATGCCCGCAAACCCCTGTGGGAATTGATGTGCAGCTAGATGGCTGCCCGTTGGATACGGACTTTGATGGGGTGCCCAGTTATATAGATCAATGTCCAAATACACCGATTGGTATTGCGGTGGATGAATACGGTTGTATTCGTTAA
- the ftsY gene encoding signal recognition particle-docking protein FtsY, with protein sequence MKPEAKKKEGFFARIRRGLSRTSNQFVEGMGNLFLGAKEIDDDLLEELETQLLMADVGVEATSEIVERLTERVSRRELADGDALYKALQQELADLLDSVDAPLEIDISKKPYVILVVGVNGVGKTTTIGKLAHRFLGEGKSVMLAAGDTFRAAAVEQLQVWGQRHDVPVVAQHTGADSASVIFDAVQSAQARGVDVVIADTAGRLHTKSNLMEELSKVRRVMGKLDPSAPHEVLLVLDAGTGQNAINQASQFREAAGVTGLVLTKLDGTAKGGVIFALARRFGIPVRFIGVGEQAEDLQPFHAREFVSALFGRDKA encoded by the coding sequence CTGAAGCCGGAAGCGAAAAAGAAAGAGGGCTTCTTTGCGCGTATTCGCCGTGGCCTCAGCCGCACCAGCAACCAGTTTGTTGAGGGGATGGGCAACCTGTTCCTCGGTGCCAAGGAGATCGATGACGATCTGCTGGAAGAACTCGAGACACAGCTGTTAATGGCAGATGTGGGGGTTGAAGCCACTAGCGAGATCGTTGAGCGCCTGACCGAGCGGGTATCCCGCAGGGAGCTGGCCGACGGTGATGCGCTTTACAAAGCGCTGCAGCAGGAACTGGCCGACTTACTCGATAGTGTTGATGCTCCCCTGGAAATTGATATCAGCAAAAAGCCTTACGTCATCCTGGTAGTGGGCGTAAACGGTGTGGGTAAAACCACGACAATCGGCAAGCTGGCCCACCGCTTCCTCGGTGAGGGTAAGTCGGTGATGTTGGCAGCCGGTGATACATTCCGTGCCGCAGCAGTTGAACAGCTACAGGTTTGGGGGCAGCGTCACGATGTACCGGTTGTAGCGCAGCATACTGGCGCCGATAGTGCGTCAGTCATTTTTGATGCGGTTCAGTCTGCTCAGGCGCGCGGTGTTGATGTGGTGATTGCCGATACCGCCGGGCGCCTGCACACGAAATCCAACTTGATGGAAGAACTGTCCAAAGTACGCCGGGTGATGGGCAAACTGGACCCCAGCGCCCCCCACGAAGTGCTGTTGGTACTGGATGCTGGCACTGGCCAAAATGCGATTAACCAGGCCTCTCAGTTCCGCGAGGCGGCCGGTGTTACCGGCTTGGTGCTGACCAAATTGGATGGTACTGCCAAAGGCGGCGTCATCTTTGCTCTGGCCCGTCGTTTCGGCATCCCGGTGCGTTTTATCGGTGTGGGTGAGCAGGCGGAAGATCTACAGCCATTCCACGCTCGTGAGTTCGTATCCGCCCTGTTTGGCCGCGACAAGGCCTGA
- the trmB gene encoding tRNA (guanosine(46)-N7)-methyltransferase TrmB, with translation MQDESAEDFPYRTEFKKKSIRSYVIRAGRMTEGQRNAFDNYWGQYGLSLFDGPLDRQQVFGREAAPLALEIGFGMGDSLLAMAEAEPDKDFIGIEVHPPGVGRLINNVGKAGIRNLRVYMADAVDVLNDCIADGSLDRFQLYFPDPWHKKKHHKRRIVQPEFVRLICSKLKTGGLVHMATDWENYAEHMLEVLQGENLLENTSSDGDYVARPEWRPETKFERRGQRLGHGVWDLVYSRLPGEAQPLSTSDDDTHPAEESKGE, from the coding sequence ATGCAAGACGAATCTGCGGAAGATTTTCCCTACCGCACAGAATTTAAGAAGAAATCTATCCGCAGCTATGTGATTCGCGCGGGGCGAATGACAGAGGGGCAGCGCAATGCCTTTGACAATTATTGGGGGCAGTATGGGCTCTCCCTATTTGATGGGCCTCTGGATCGCCAACAGGTCTTTGGCCGCGAGGCGGCGCCACTGGCGTTAGAGATCGGTTTCGGTATGGGGGATTCCCTGCTGGCCATGGCTGAAGCCGAGCCAGATAAGGATTTTATTGGTATTGAAGTACACCCACCGGGCGTTGGCCGGTTGATCAATAATGTCGGCAAGGCAGGTATCAGAAACCTGCGTGTTTATATGGCCGATGCGGTCGATGTCCTAAATGATTGTATTGCCGATGGAAGCCTGGATCGTTTCCAGCTGTACTTCCCTGACCCCTGGCACAAGAAGAAGCACCACAAGCGCCGGATAGTGCAGCCGGAATTTGTTCGCCTGATTTGCAGCAAGTTAAAAACTGGCGGTCTTGTGCATATGGCGACAGATTGGGAAAATTACGCCGAGCATATGCTGGAAGTATTGCAGGGGGAAAACCTGTTAGAAAATACCTCCAGTGATGGTGATTACGTTGCCCGGCCAGAGTGGCGCCCAGAGACCAAGTTTGAACGTCGGGGGCAGAGATTGGGACACGGTGTTTGGGACCTGGTATACAGCCGGTTGCCAGGTGAGGCTCAGCCGCTTAGCACTTCAGACGATGATACTCATCCCGCAGAAGAGTCAAAGGGCGAATAA
- the ggt gene encoding gamma-glutamyltransferase: MRNLLFAFTLILSPAFAFADEPQPEFDTGRTAVKSSTASFYMAVTANPHASRAAEQILARGGSAVDAAIAAQMVLGLVEPQSSGIGGGAFMLSYDAAAKKLKYYDGRETAPSQVNENYFIRDNKPRSFFEAVIGGYSVGVPGVVRMLEMAHKRDGKLPWEQLFQPAIHLARSGFQISPRLHQLLLRMPKVAARPEIASYFFNNDGKPLPVGHKLKNPAYAETLEAIAQGGADAFYHGEIARAIVKAVRYDNANPGLLSLEDMASYRAKERQPLCSEFLQYRVCGADAPSSGGTTVGGILGMLQQFPLQRFEPGSDLLTHLFIEASELAFADRNTYSADADFVRVPSKSLVSKDYLARRAQLIDPDSATTATPGTPAELGVKRVMAQSPELPNTSHLVIVDRYGNGVSMTTSIETGFGSRLMVKGFLLNNQLTDFSFTPKNSNGEWVANRIQARKRPRSSMSPTIVFNEDGSMRLLVGSPGGSRIIDYTARTILYHLGLNMPIAEAISAGNIGAIGKKVELEPGFFSPDTIEKLEARGHEVVERGLNSGIHAIALKNNKLYGGADPRREGSAVGR; encoded by the coding sequence GTGCGCAACCTTCTCTTCGCCTTTACACTGATCCTGAGTCCCGCTTTCGCCTTTGCCGATGAGCCACAGCCGGAGTTCGATACCGGCCGTACAGCCGTTAAGTCCTCAACGGCCAGCTTCTACATGGCAGTCACTGCCAACCCACACGCCAGCCGGGCTGCCGAACAGATACTGGCCCGGGGCGGTAGTGCCGTGGACGCCGCCATTGCCGCACAGATGGTGCTGGGGCTGGTAGAGCCACAATCATCCGGGATTGGCGGCGGAGCATTTATGCTCAGCTATGACGCCGCGGCAAAGAAGCTCAAATACTATGATGGGCGCGAGACGGCCCCTTCCCAGGTGAACGAAAATTACTTTATCCGCGACAACAAGCCGCGTTCATTTTTTGAGGCAGTGATCGGCGGTTATTCGGTAGGCGTTCCCGGTGTCGTGAGAATGCTGGAAATGGCTCACAAACGGGATGGTAAACTGCCCTGGGAGCAGTTATTCCAGCCGGCAATCCACCTGGCCAGATCCGGTTTCCAGATATCACCGCGCCTACACCAGCTGTTGCTGCGTATGCCAAAGGTGGCCGCGCGACCGGAAATTGCCAGTTACTTCTTCAACAATGATGGCAAGCCCTTGCCGGTGGGTCACAAGTTGAAGAACCCGGCTTATGCAGAGACCCTTGAAGCAATTGCACAGGGCGGTGCCGATGCCTTTTATCACGGCGAAATTGCCAGGGCGATCGTCAAAGCTGTGCGCTATGACAATGCCAATCCGGGCCTTCTAAGCCTGGAAGATATGGCCAGCTATCGGGCCAAGGAGCGCCAGCCACTGTGTTCAGAATTCCTCCAGTATCGCGTGTGTGGTGCGGATGCCCCATCGTCCGGCGGCACCACAGTGGGCGGCATCCTAGGCATGCTGCAACAATTCCCTCTACAGCGCTTCGAGCCAGGTAGTGACCTGCTCACCCATTTGTTTATCGAGGCTTCAGAACTGGCTTTTGCTGATCGCAACACCTATTCCGCTGATGCCGACTTTGTCCGCGTACCCAGCAAATCACTGGTTTCCAAGGACTACTTAGCTCGCCGCGCACAGTTGATCGACCCGGATTCCGCCACGACAGCGACCCCGGGTACCCCCGCCGAACTCGGAGTAAAGCGAGTGATGGCCCAGTCGCCAGAACTGCCCAACACCAGTCATTTAGTCATCGTCGACCGCTATGGCAATGGTGTCAGTATGACTACCAGTATTGAAACCGGATTCGGCTCGCGCCTGATGGTGAAGGGGTTCCTGCTCAACAATCAGCTTACCGATTTTTCATTTACTCCGAAAAATAGTAACGGCGAGTGGGTGGCCAATCGCATTCAAGCGCGTAAAAGACCGCGCTCTTCCATGTCTCCGACCATCGTTTTCAACGAGGACGGCAGCATGCGTCTTCTGGTGGGATCTCCCGGTGGCTCTCGTATTATCGACTACACCGCTCGCACCATTCTCTACCATCTGGGCTTAAATATGCCGATTGCCGAGGCGATTTCTGCGGGGAATATCGGCGCTATCGGTAAAAAGGTCGAGTTGGAGCCCGGCTTTTTCAGCCCTGATACTATCGAGAAACTGGAAGCCCGTGGACACGAAGTTGTCGAGCGCGGCCTCAACAGCGGTATCCACGCAATCGCCCTGAAAAACAATAAGCTCTACGGCGGGGCTGATCCTCGCCGTGAGGGCAGTGCGGTGGGCCGCTAA
- the rsmD gene encoding 16S rRNA (guanine(966)-N(2))-methyltransferase RsmD, whose amino-acid sequence MARSSSRKQSSQTHSQLRIIGGQWRGRKLQFAPVEGLRPTGDRLREVLFNWLQFYLPGSRCLDLFAGSGALGLEALSRGAGSVDFVELNTRAARTLTEQLKLLNAPKAKVHNCSADEFLRSNGNRYDLVFIDPPFADDLWQVTLSALSKHLAPDALIYVETPRETLIAAVPGWEQEKEKRAGQVCMRLFRRTELSS is encoded by the coding sequence TTGGCCAGAAGTTCATCGCGAAAGCAAAGCTCACAAACCCATTCACAGTTACGCATCATTGGCGGACAGTGGCGCGGGCGAAAATTACAATTTGCCCCAGTGGAGGGTTTAAGGCCTACCGGCGACCGACTGCGGGAGGTCCTATTTAACTGGCTACAGTTTTACCTGCCCGGCTCCCGGTGCCTGGACCTCTTTGCCGGTTCTGGTGCCTTGGGCCTGGAGGCCCTATCCCGAGGCGCTGGCTCGGTGGATTTTGTCGAGCTGAATACTCGCGCCGCCCGAACCCTGACAGAGCAACTGAAACTGTTAAATGCTCCGAAAGCCAAAGTGCACAATTGCAGCGCGGATGAATTCCTCAGAAGCAACGGGAACAGATATGATCTGGTATTTATCGACCCCCCTTTCGCCGATGACCTCTGGCAGGTAACCCTCAGTGCACTGTCCAAGCATCTCGCACCGGACGCATTAATCTATGTGGAAACGCCGCGAGAAACGTTGATTGCAGCAGTACCTGGCTGGGAGCAGGAAAAAGAGAAGCGCGCGGGGCAGGTGTGCATGCGGTTGTTCCGCCGCACCGAGCTCTCCAGTTAA
- the rpoH gene encoding RNA polymerase sigma factor RpoH, which yields MGTSLQPVHTLSPGANLGAYIQTVSGFDVLTAEQEKHLAEDLYYRENLDAARQLVMSHLRFVVHIAKSYSGYGLNEADLIQEGNVGLMKAVKRFNPEKGVRLVSFAVHWIKAEIHEFILRNWRIVKIATTKAQRKLFFNLRGQKKKLAWLTNAEAKAVAKDLNVDVTQVHEMEGRLAAHDAAFDAGVDDDDDTAWQAPAHYLEDRSFDPAAQLERDNWQETNLTSLASAMAQLDDRSRDIIQARWLSEEKSTLHELADKYGVSAERIRQLEKNAMKKVRVAMEA from the coding sequence ATGGGAACCAGCCTACAGCCAGTGCATACGCTGTCTCCGGGCGCCAACCTGGGAGCTTATATCCAGACCGTCAGCGGTTTTGACGTACTGACCGCTGAACAGGAAAAGCACCTGGCAGAAGACCTCTATTACCGCGAAAATCTCGATGCTGCACGCCAGCTGGTCATGTCACACCTGCGCTTTGTAGTGCATATCGCCAAATCTTATTCCGGCTATGGGCTCAATGAAGCCGACCTGATTCAGGAAGGTAATGTCGGTTTGATGAAGGCCGTCAAACGCTTCAACCCCGAAAAGGGAGTGCGCCTGGTATCCTTTGCGGTACATTGGATTAAAGCTGAAATCCACGAATTTATTCTGCGCAACTGGCGTATTGTCAAAATTGCCACCACCAAGGCGCAGCGCAAATTATTCTTCAATCTGCGCGGTCAGAAGAAAAAACTCGCCTGGTTGACCAATGCTGAAGCTAAAGCAGTCGCCAAAGACCTGAATGTAGATGTCACCCAGGTCCATGAAATGGAAGGCCGCCTGGCTGCACATGATGCAGCTTTTGATGCGGGCGTCGATGACGATGACGATACTGCTTGGCAGGCACCGGCTCACTACCTGGAAGACCGCAGTTTTGATCCGGCTGCTCAGCTTGAGCGGGATAACTGGCAGGAAACCAACTTGACCAGCCTGGCCAGTGCCATGGCACAACTGGATGATCGCAGCCGCGATATTATTCAGGCCCGCTGGCTCAGTGAGGAGAAATCCACATTGCATGAGTTGGCTGATAAGTACGGTGTTTCCGCTGAGCGAATTCGCCAGCTGGAAAAAAATGCCATGAAAAAAGTGCGTGTTGCTATGGAAGCCTAA
- the ftsX gene encoding permease-like cell division protein FtsX, which produces MKYTQAKAQRQANPAADKRVRSTGAVVAQTGLGDRWNSWLGHHREMAADSVSRFFSAPMASAMTALVIAIALALPAALQLGLLNFQRAVAGWDGQPQISVFLHKDARQAAVNSLADKLRSDPAIAEVTYVSPEDALAEFEQASGLGDVLVGLDANPLPAVLLLRPRDAKDGDKLQALVENLRAQALTDSVVLDLAWVQRLAQITELGQRLSAGLALLLALGVVLVVINTIRLHIESRREEILVVKLVGGTNAFVRRPFLYSGICYGLFGGLLAWLLLAGGVAMLSGPVESLSSSYGSSFELRGPGASYFFQLTLGASSLGLLGAWLAVARHTRKIEPR; this is translated from the coding sequence GTGAAGTACACCCAAGCTAAAGCGCAACGGCAGGCCAACCCTGCCGCCGACAAGCGTGTGCGCAGCACCGGCGCTGTTGTTGCACAAACAGGGCTGGGCGATCGATGGAATAGCTGGTTGGGGCATCACCGTGAGATGGCCGCCGACTCTGTCAGTCGATTTTTTAGCGCACCCATGGCCAGTGCAATGACGGCGCTGGTGATTGCTATTGCCCTGGCCCTGCCGGCGGCATTGCAATTGGGGCTGTTGAATTTCCAGCGCGCGGTGGCCGGTTGGGATGGGCAGCCGCAAATTTCTGTTTTTCTGCACAAAGATGCGAGACAGGCTGCAGTTAATTCCCTGGCCGACAAATTGCGCAGTGACCCCGCTATCGCGGAGGTCACTTATGTCTCCCCGGAAGATGCCCTGGCAGAGTTTGAACAGGCCTCGGGGCTTGGGGATGTATTGGTTGGTCTGGATGCCAATCCCCTGCCGGCAGTGCTGTTGCTGCGGCCAAGGGATGCGAAGGACGGCGATAAGCTGCAGGCTTTGGTGGAGAACCTGAGAGCCCAGGCACTGACGGATTCAGTGGTCTTGGATCTCGCCTGGGTCCAGCGCCTAGCCCAGATCACCGAACTGGGACAGCGTCTCTCCGCAGGTCTAGCCCTGTTATTGGCGCTGGGAGTGGTATTGGTGGTGATCAATACCATACGACTGCATATCGAAAGTCGCCGGGAGGAGATTCTGGTAGTAAAGCTCGTCGGCGGCACTAACGCGTTTGTGCGGCGGCCGTTCCTTTACAGTGGCATTTGCTATGGACTATTTGGCGGGCTGTTGGCGTGGCTGTTGCTGGCAGGTGGTGTGGCTATGTTGTCTGGGCCAGTTGAGAGTCTGTCATCAAGTTATGGCAGCAGCTTTGAATTGAGAGGGCCGGGAGCCAGTTACTTCTTTCAATTAACGCTGGGGGCCTCCTCGCTGGGCCTGTTAGGGGCCTGGCTTGCGGTAGCGCGACACACTCGCAAGATAGAACCCCGCTGA
- the ftsE gene encoding cell division ATP-binding protein FtsE, giving the protein MITFDNVNKRYASGQDALVRVSLEIPRGDMVFLTGHSGAGKSTLLRLLTAIERPTKGSILVAGQNLNRLRNGQIPYYRRNLGIVFQNHQLLFDRSVFDNIALPLSVAGCNKREVGRRVRAALDKVGLLHKENQNPIVLSGGEQQRVGIARAVVNKPAILVADEPTGNLDPTLSQEIMQLFADFNAVGVTVLVASHDLELIARMRRRVLTLQAGQLIYDGVPSREVHPS; this is encoded by the coding sequence GTGATCACTTTCGATAATGTGAACAAGCGTTACGCATCGGGGCAGGATGCCCTGGTGCGAGTCAGCCTGGAAATCCCCCGTGGCGACATGGTTTTCCTCACCGGCCATTCCGGTGCGGGTAAAAGTACTTTATTGCGACTGCTGACGGCGATTGAACGCCCCACTAAAGGCAGTATTCTTGTCGCCGGACAGAATCTCAACCGCCTGCGCAATGGCCAGATTCCCTACTATCGCCGCAATCTGGGGATCGTCTTCCAGAATCACCAGCTGCTGTTCGATCGCAGTGTTTTTGACAACATTGCCCTGCCCTTATCGGTGGCCGGTTGCAACAAGCGCGAGGTGGGGCGCAGGGTGCGCGCGGCGCTGGATAAGGTCGGCTTACTGCACAAGGAAAATCAGAACCCCATTGTGCTATCCGGCGGTGAACAGCAACGGGTTGGGATTGCCCGCGCAGTCGTTAACAAACCCGCGATATTGGTTGCCGATGAGCCCACCGGCAACCTGGACCCAACACTCTCTCAGGAAATCATGCAGTTATTCGCCGACTTTAACGCAGTGGGAGTTACGGTGCTTGTGGCGAGCCACGACTTGGAACTGATTGCACGGATGCGCCGACGGGTATTGACCCTACAGGCTGGCCAACTGATATACGACGGAGTTCCGAGCCGTGAAGTACACCCAAGCTAA
- the coaD gene encoding pantetheine-phosphate adenylyltransferase: MKKVVYPGTFDPITNGHLDLVERACRLFDHVIVAVAASNRKNPLFTLEERVELSQKVLGHLPNVEVIGFDILLADLVRQVDAYGVLRGLRAVSDFEYEFQLANMNRQLAPNMESLFLTPAEHLSYISSSLVREIASLGGDVTKFVPSAVQSALEEKFR, encoded by the coding sequence ATGAAAAAAGTCGTCTATCCCGGAACCTTCGATCCCATCACCAATGGTCATTTGGACTTGGTGGAACGCGCATGCCGCCTGTTTGACCACGTTATCGTGGCTGTGGCTGCCAGCAATCGCAAGAACCCCTTGTTCACCCTGGAGGAACGGGTTGAGCTATCACAGAAGGTTCTCGGTCACTTACCTAATGTCGAAGTGATAGGCTTCGATATCCTGCTGGCCGACCTGGTACGCCAGGTGGATGCCTACGGCGTACTGCGCGGTCTGCGCGCGGTGTCCGACTTCGAATACGAGTTCCAGCTGGCCAACATGAACCGGCAGTTAGCGCCGAACATGGAAAGCCTGTTTCTGACACCCGCAGAACACTTGTCCTATATTTCCTCCTCTTTAGTGCGTGAAATTGCCTCACTTGGCGGCGACGTCACTAAGTTTGTTCCATCTGCGGTACAAAGCGCACTGGAAGAGAAATTTCGCTAA
- a CDS encoding NAD-dependent malic enzyme, translating into MTHPKTDLGGLRLLHNPITNKGTAFTAAERQKFGLTGLIPDAVETIETQVERVMMQLSHKHSDIDRFVYLTGLLDTNETLFYRVVMSDPERFLPIIYDPTIGEACTKFSHIIRRVRGVYLCTSHRGKVAEYLRHWPDQEIRFICVTNGGRILGLGDIGANGMAIPIGKLQLYTVAAAIPPKHLLPLFLDAGTNNQEILNDPLYIGLREKRPSREVLYPFVDEFVAAVQEQYPNCCLHFEDWTGSDAVHLLKRYRDKVCCYNDDIQGTAGIVLAGMLNALKIKGSSLKNERILFAGAGSAGIGIADLLVSKMVEDGLDEADARTRIIMFDKNGLLVKNRSDLYDFQQPYAHDFSPTDELLTAVNSHQPTTLIGVSTVGQLFTQQVVEAMAKFNQKPIIFALSNPTEHAECTAEQAYQWSQGTAIYAAGVQFPNYNFKGKHYLPGQANNFYIFPSVALAIYATKAKRIPDELFIEAAIGVAEQVSDDFLNQGCLFPAQADILKVSLHTAARVTKKIFKLGLAEIQEPNNIYEFIEQLTYKAEYKNFT; encoded by the coding sequence GTGACACACCCAAAGACTGACTTGGGGGGGCTCAGACTCCTACACAACCCGATAACCAACAAAGGCACAGCCTTCACCGCGGCTGAGCGACAAAAATTTGGCCTGACCGGCTTAATTCCAGATGCTGTTGAAACCATAGAAACCCAAGTAGAGCGGGTGATGATGCAGCTGAGTCACAAGCATTCAGACATCGATCGCTTCGTCTACCTCACCGGGCTGCTGGACACTAATGAAACGCTCTTCTACCGCGTGGTTATGTCCGATCCCGAACGCTTTTTACCTATTATTTATGACCCCACAATTGGTGAGGCCTGCACCAAATTCAGCCACATCATACGCCGGGTAAGGGGCGTTTACCTTTGCACAAGCCACCGGGGCAAAGTTGCAGAATACCTGCGCCACTGGCCGGATCAGGAAATCCGTTTTATCTGCGTGACTAACGGTGGAAGAATTCTGGGGCTGGGCGATATCGGAGCCAATGGTATGGCCATTCCCATTGGCAAATTACAGTTATACACCGTAGCGGCAGCCATACCTCCAAAACATTTATTACCCCTATTTTTAGATGCGGGCACAAATAATCAAGAAATTCTCAATGACCCCCTGTATATCGGTTTACGAGAAAAACGCCCTTCCAGGGAAGTCCTATATCCCTTTGTCGATGAGTTTGTCGCTGCCGTTCAGGAACAATACCCTAACTGTTGCTTGCACTTCGAAGATTGGACCGGCAGCGATGCTGTGCACTTGCTGAAACGCTACCGGGACAAAGTTTGCTGCTATAACGACGATATTCAGGGAACCGCCGGAATAGTGCTCGCAGGTATGCTCAATGCACTAAAAATCAAAGGTAGCTCACTAAAAAATGAGCGGATACTTTTTGCCGGGGCAGGATCGGCAGGCATAGGTATAGCTGACTTGCTGGTTAGCAAAATGGTTGAGGATGGGCTGGATGAAGCAGATGCCCGAACTAGAATCATAATGTTTGATAAAAATGGGCTACTGGTTAAAAACCGATCTGACCTATATGATTTTCAGCAACCCTATGCCCATGATTTCTCCCCTACCGATGAGCTGCTTACTGCAGTAAATTCCCATCAGCCAACCACCCTTATCGGTGTCAGTACCGTCGGCCAGCTATTTACGCAGCAAGTAGTAGAGGCCATGGCGAAATTTAATCAAAAACCCATCATTTTTGCCTTATCCAATCCGACTGAACACGCTGAATGCACAGCGGAGCAAGCCTATCAATGGTCTCAGGGCACAGCTATTTATGCTGCAGGAGTTCAGTTCCCAAATTACAACTTTAAGGGAAAACATTATTTACCTGGACAAGCCAATAATTTCTATATTTTTCCCTCAGTTGCTCTCGCAATTTACGCAACCAAAGCAAAACGAATTCCAGATGAATTATTTATAGAAGCAGCTATTGGTGTTGCAGAGCAGGTCTCAGATGATTTTCTAAATCAAGGCTGCCTATTTCCAGCACAAGCAGACATACTCAAAGTATCGTTGCATACTGCTGCCAGAGTAACTAAAAAAATATTCAAGCTGGGCCTGGCAGAAATACAAGAACCCAACAATATATATGAATTTATTGAACAATTAACTTATAAGGCGGAGTACAAGAATTTTACATAG